A genomic window from Corynebacterium fournieri includes:
- a CDS encoding LURP-one-related/scramblase family protein, translated as MFTEREIVVKQTKAMGRDEFAIEGPTGELLGTARQTLRMSDLVKASRGVEVFDANGTHVLSIEDPVNFIRDQYVVHLVNPPLQLAKLTKRFAWIGAKYDVEMAGLPDVQIEGQAFQLNYTLNSQGRVIARVDAEYSGMGRMLMGKTSYRVRIEPGLDERQYAAVVGITLAIDMRRAKMRKNSS; from the coding sequence ATGTTTACGGAACGTGAGATCGTCGTAAAGCAAACGAAGGCTATGGGGCGCGACGAGTTCGCGATTGAGGGCCCGACAGGCGAGCTGCTGGGCACCGCGCGGCAGACGCTGCGGATGAGCGACTTGGTCAAGGCGTCGCGCGGGGTGGAGGTGTTCGACGCGAACGGCACACATGTGCTCAGCATCGAAGACCCGGTCAACTTCATCCGCGACCAGTACGTGGTGCACCTGGTCAACCCGCCGCTGCAGCTGGCCAAGCTGACCAAGCGGTTTGCCTGGATCGGGGCGAAATACGATGTGGAAATGGCCGGTCTTCCGGACGTGCAGATCGAGGGCCAGGCCTTCCAGCTGAACTACACGCTGAACAGCCAGGGTCGCGTGATCGCGCGCGTGGACGCCGAGTATTCCGGTATGGGGCGGATGCTCATGGGCAAGACCAGCTACCGGGTGCGCATTGAGCCCGGGCTTGACGAGCGCCAGTACGCGGCGGTTGTGGGCATCACGCTGGCGATTGACATGCGCCGCGCGAAGATGCGCAAGAACTCGAGTTAG
- a CDS encoding MFS transporter, which produces MIGLDNSILYTALPALEGALGASPEQGLWIINAYPLVLSGLLLGTGALGDRVGHRLMFLVGLAIFGLASLGAAFAPGPMELIVARGMLGMGAAVMMPATLALIRLTFPDERERNTAIGIWGSVAVAGGALGPVVGGVLIQHFWVGSVFLINVPIVVVALVLTVALAPENLPNLDKQWDVVSSFYALLALSGVTMAIKQAAHMQSRALLLGALVAAVLGGVLFVRRQHRLADPLLTFDIFRSRMFTGGVLAAVGGMFVLAGAELMTTQKLQLVDELTPLAAGATVAVMAFAAIPASTLGGANLHTVGFLPLIAGGFVGAAAGALVVAAGGSSISVMLGLVLLGLSAGSVMSVSSIAIIGAAPMHRSGMAAGVEEVSYELGTLVTVALTGSLLQAGLDRGADYTDAYTGVMAMLAGAAVLFSAATWWCFRDNPKSGGTHA; this is translated from the coding sequence ATGATCGGCCTGGACAACTCCATCCTCTACACAGCGCTGCCGGCGCTGGAGGGAGCGCTCGGTGCGAGCCCGGAGCAGGGCCTGTGGATCATCAACGCTTACCCGCTGGTGCTCTCCGGCCTGCTGCTGGGCACGGGTGCGCTGGGCGACAGGGTGGGCCACCGCCTGATGTTTCTGGTGGGACTGGCCATTTTCGGCCTGGCCTCCCTGGGCGCGGCGTTCGCGCCGGGGCCTATGGAGCTGATCGTCGCCCGCGGCATGCTCGGCATGGGCGCGGCGGTGATGATGCCGGCCACCCTCGCGCTGATCCGCCTGACGTTTCCGGACGAGCGGGAGCGCAACACCGCCATCGGCATCTGGGGTTCGGTGGCAGTGGCCGGCGGCGCGCTCGGCCCAGTGGTCGGCGGCGTGCTGATCCAGCACTTCTGGGTCGGCTCCGTCTTCCTCATCAACGTGCCCATCGTGGTTGTCGCGCTCGTGCTCACCGTCGCGCTTGCGCCGGAGAACCTGCCCAACCTGGACAAGCAGTGGGACGTGGTCTCCTCCTTTTACGCGCTGCTCGCGCTGTCGGGGGTAACTATGGCCATCAAGCAGGCGGCGCACATGCAGAGCCGGGCGCTGCTTCTCGGGGCGTTGGTTGCCGCCGTGCTGGGCGGTGTGTTGTTCGTGCGCCGCCAGCACCGCCTGGCAGACCCGCTGCTCACCTTCGACATCTTCCGTTCCCGCATGTTCACCGGCGGGGTGCTCGCGGCGGTGGGCGGCATGTTCGTCCTTGCGGGCGCGGAGCTGATGACCACGCAGAAGCTGCAGCTTGTCGACGAGCTCACGCCCCTTGCCGCCGGAGCCACAGTCGCCGTGATGGCCTTTGCGGCCATCCCCGCGTCCACGCTCGGCGGCGCCAACCTGCACACGGTGGGCTTCCTGCCCCTGATCGCGGGCGGTTTCGTCGGTGCCGCGGCGGGAGCTCTCGTGGTGGCGGCCGGAGGGTCGTCGATAAGCGTGATGCTCGGGCTGGTGCTGCTGGGGCTGTCGGCGGGGTCGGTGATGAGCGTGTCCTCGATCGCGATCATCGGCGCCGCACCGATGCACCGCTCGGGGATGGCCGCGGGCGTGGAGGAGGTCTCCTACGAGCTGGGCACGCTGGTCACCGTGGCGCTGACCGGCTCGCTGCTGCAGGCGGGATTGGACCGCGGGGCCGACTACACGGACGCGTACACTGGGGTGATGGCCATGTTGGCGGGGGCTGCGGTGCTGTTTAGCGCGGCAACGTGGTGGTGCTTCAGGGACAATCCGAAGTCTGGAGGAACCCATGCCTGA
- a CDS encoding DUF6923 family protein, with protein MPSQISGFEYYLAPVAHSPQTLNLTNASGGGDPLFSTDACVTGGEGEKTDVTTWISTSYFGQKTKTQTAQRNRTYIRYRDLGSSEFTELPKGDSDWVYNSLAYNPADGYLYAISQDRPLDGSEASYWSRNIDKSRIYGTLLRISPVTGEVAPVGEIKLGSNLNDPIFEQDAHAGFTNGAFDTDGNYIFANNASNGSGRIYRLSGSVGEDNLWIPSNNSSYVTAEATTLSGARPQNSNDWAFAGLEQSKFIWSISSTYDKSAPRKQTLFRTDTESGVTVSWDITDLGLPNGAYGNAWTYGNGNLGFSENSAAKAFEIHVTNPEIELTGSNDSNKSQVVASLVGTEEKFPTGYNNDATTNAYVVAQKPCPEPANPGLELKKFINGRDEHALVNAGENMTITYRITNTGATRIEGILLKDQVKENNAELQQAVNDQLGSDPFDLEPGESRDVEVTVKAPVGRHDNTARLEVPPTVALTTVPEDDASSDSPQLELLKEIKREDEGEDAWRDAEKASDALPIGKGERMQLRYTVRNTGSVALSGVDVVDKVTRLDDGNADEYTKQINAELEKVGRGLELGPGDEKAVVITVAAPGGYHVNEASATAPPVTATETVVSSVPGTTNENTTVPGTLTTKTTVVERVPNTPTNKAQSTPTSEVTPPPVVENPQFSVEKLSNQSAINLERNQEGKYAYTAEYTIIVRNDGKGDGEHADIYDVPLRGVGFELNSVQVDGQDAQLQNGRYKIADGAALAAGESKTFTVTVSGTISDAAAGNLPAAYGQCKADGTDLTKDSGLVNVVNMDGDSDGPDNNIVCTPVELRRLNIEKRIDGREEAVVKPGEMMDIWYRVRNTGNVTLHDVKLSDNVQENNDALQQEITKQLNGQDTFDLEPGEIRDVHISVKAPKGEHVNEARADVPPTTIPPVTLPHTTVPGKPVPSTAVSTTAKAKSPKITIKKYVNGHDDGTAVAPGEDMEILYRVVNEGSMPVDGIRVVDKVTQATDKQGLQAAINAELAKEPAFKLEPGGVKEIRITVPAPAGGHVNEAVATAPVTVPGTTVPPVTVPPITKPSTTIPGSTVPGTTVPSTVVTVTAPPDEGRSESPQLEIKKFINGRDEGDVLAADAETMEITYRVTNTGASVVKGITIADEVTEGEDIPNLKAGLDKVEPFDLAPGAFKDVTIKVTAPKGGHVNVAKPVVPPVTVPATTIPGTTNPNTTIPPTTVPERTVTPTTTPSDDARSNVVKLELLKDIWSNDTNNWKTADKVDEAADAAVVDANGKMRIRYTVKNTGSLPVSGIGIVDEVTELTKGTDEDKKALTDAINAELKKYGEDITLQPGKSRAVEITVDAPKQRHINVAKVTAPPVTTLPGSTIPGTTVMTTTNGSTVPVTTVTPRVVEPSTVTPNTPSNTAHATPTTSTTVPPAVVPDPQFAVEKLGNQSGISLERNKDGKYGYSAEYTIRVRNTGQVAGEHAKVWDVPVRGVGFDIANVTVDGAEVKPNSGRYLISDKAELAVGEYKDYQVVVNGTLADKAADALPAAVGQCEAVTPGNPGAGSGLVNTVQMAGDSDGPDNNIVCEPVELRRLNIEKRIDGRENAPVTPGEKMEIWYRIRNTGNVTLSGITLADQIKEDNPDLQKEIDDEIAKIEAFDLEPGEVKDITFPVTAYAGEHENEVRAEVPETTRPGTTRPETSIPETTVPPVTVPGTTNPETTVPGTTIPGSTVPATTIPGTTVPGRSVPPTTVTATAHANSPKLEIKKYINGYDEGTQVAPGEDMEILYRVANTGSVRIDGIRLDDEVTEAADEQVSKALQRDIDAALKNEAPFALEPGEVREVRITVPAPAGGHVNVAKPIVPPVTVPGTTIPGTTNPNTTVPGTTVPSTVVTVTTPSDDARSDSPALDIKKYINNIDDGDIVTPGDDMVITYRVFNNGNVDAKGVTIADEVTEGSDATKADLTKQIEAELAKIEPFDVPAGEFRDVEITVKAPEGGHVNVAKPNVPPVTVPATTIPGTTNPNTTIPETTVPERVVTPTTTPSDDARSDSLKLEILKDIFSLADNEWHAADTEDDAAVVDANGKMRVRYTVTNTGSVALSGVDIVDNVTRLDEGDQQALTDALNSALEAEGRGFDLKPGEKKVVEITVDAPKGYHVNEAIATAPAVTTTQTQVTSVPGTTNATTTVPGSLTTTVVTTEKTPNVPTNTAQATPTTRQTPPPVPTPERPQFAVEKLGARAGNVALTRNDEGNYDYSNEYVIRVRNSGLVDGEHATIWDVPLRGAGFTVNEVTVDDKAVEVANGRYKIADAAKLAPGEYKDFHVTVTGTLAEAAADNLPEAVGQCDAEGANPGADSGLVNQVNMDGDSDGAGNNVVCTPVELRRLNIEKRIDGREDAVVKPGEKMEIWYRVRNTGNVELANIALADQIREDNQALQDEINAELAKKAEPFDLAPGAFHDIKIEVTAPEGEHNDEARAEVPPVTVPPVTRPETTIPGTTGPSTTVPPVTVPGTTLPGTTVPGSTVSTTARANSPQLSVKKFINGRDEHALVNAGEDMEITYRVTNNGTVRVDGVRLTDQVKEDNAELQQAIDAQLGKVDPFALEPGESREVTVTVKAPAGRHDDTVNMTVPPVTIPATTIPGTTNPNTTIPGTTVPSTVVTVTAPPDDASSDSPQLEILKEIKRADDGDDAWRDAETEADALPVAPGEAMQLRYTVRNTGSVELSGIDVVDEVTRLDEGDADEFTAEINTALEAEGRNFALAPGEEKVIVVTVTAPAGYHVNEAIATAPPVTATETVVSSVPGTTNETTTVPGTVTTETTVVERTPNTPTNKAQSTPTTGVAPCDCEIKTTTITPAPVTTTEAGKVTTVTPDPVTSEVTVTTTKAGKVTTVTPDPVTSEVTVTTTPAPVTTTEAGKVTTVTPDPVTSEVTVTTTPAPVVTTVEGPAVTETLPPITVTEVPTTLTTSTLQVDEGKDVLGRCIANAVRSPILYMVPLLLAGQVLGEVAAPYVKAVNDQFNKISSEIQDEIRRKTPNFGYGRRGEENEQVAELRAKAEAANRMLQELAMRPDVQQYGQWAAIAAGVVVAGSVLYDWCSNEPGEAFTAIGSNGSSSKGDVEVDGSSLRGRDDSVETIVAPVTDTDGSAEGSSE; from the coding sequence ATGCCTTCTCAGATCAGTGGATTTGAATATTATCTGGCGCCAGTTGCGCATAGCCCGCAAACGCTGAACCTTACGAACGCTTCGGGCGGGGGAGACCCGCTCTTTAGCACTGATGCTTGTGTAACCGGCGGCGAGGGGGAGAAGACTGATGTAACTACGTGGATCTCCACTAGTTATTTCGGCCAGAAAACCAAGACCCAAACGGCACAACGCAATCGGACGTATATCCGATACCGTGACCTCGGATCTTCCGAGTTCACGGAGCTTCCAAAGGGAGACTCTGACTGGGTCTACAACTCGCTCGCGTATAACCCCGCCGACGGCTACCTCTACGCCATTTCTCAGGACAGGCCTTTAGACGGCTCAGAGGCGAGTTATTGGAGTAGGAATATCGACAAGAGTCGAATCTACGGCACCCTTTTGAGGATCAGCCCAGTTACTGGCGAGGTTGCGCCTGTGGGTGAAATTAAGTTGGGTTCAAACCTGAATGACCCAATTTTTGAGCAAGACGCCCATGCTGGTTTCACCAACGGTGCTTTCGACACCGACGGTAACTATATTTTTGCAAACAATGCGTCAAATGGCAGTGGGCGCATTTACCGACTTTCTGGGTCTGTTGGAGAAGATAATCTATGGATCCCCTCCAACAATTCATCGTACGTCACCGCAGAAGCTACAACGCTTTCAGGAGCACGCCCCCAGAACTCCAATGACTGGGCGTTTGCCGGTCTTGAGCAAAGTAAGTTCATCTGGTCGATTAGCTCCACTTATGATAAATCGGCACCCCGGAAACAGACGCTGTTTAGAACCGACACCGAGTCCGGAGTGACCGTTTCTTGGGATATCACCGACCTCGGTTTGCCAAACGGGGCGTACGGCAATGCATGGACCTATGGCAACGGAAATTTGGGGTTCAGTGAAAACAGCGCTGCTAAAGCGTTCGAGATTCACGTAACGAATCCTGAGATTGAGCTCACGGGCAGTAATGACTCCAATAAGTCTCAAGTAGTGGCATCGCTTGTGGGCACGGAGGAAAAGTTCCCGACCGGATACAACAATGACGCAACTACTAACGCGTATGTGGTTGCTCAAAAGCCGTGTCCAGAGCCAGCAAACCCAGGTCTCGAACTCAAGAAGTTCATCAACGGTCGCGACGAGCACGCCCTGGTCAACGCCGGCGAGAACATGACCATCACGTACCGCATCACTAACACTGGTGCGACGCGTATAGAAGGCATCCTTCTCAAGGACCAGGTGAAAGAAAACAACGCTGAGCTGCAGCAGGCCGTCAACGACCAGCTGGGCTCCGACCCGTTCGATCTGGAGCCGGGGGAGTCCCGAGACGTAGAAGTTACAGTGAAGGCCCCGGTTGGCCGTCACGACAACACCGCGCGCTTGGAGGTCCCGCCGACAGTCGCCCTCACGACAGTTCCGGAGGACGACGCTTCCTCTGACTCTCCTCAGCTAGAGCTGCTCAAGGAGATTAAGCGCGAGGACGAGGGGGAGGACGCATGGCGCGACGCTGAGAAGGCCAGCGATGCCCTTCCGATCGGCAAGGGCGAGCGTATGCAGTTGCGTTACACCGTGCGCAACACCGGCTCAGTCGCGCTCAGTGGAGTAGACGTGGTGGACAAAGTCACCCGTCTCGACGATGGCAATGCCGACGAATACACCAAGCAAATCAACGCGGAGCTGGAAAAGGTCGGTCGTGGCTTAGAGCTGGGGCCGGGAGATGAGAAAGCCGTCGTAATTACGGTGGCGGCGCCTGGCGGCTACCACGTCAATGAGGCATCCGCGACCGCCCCGCCAGTGACCGCAACCGAAACTGTGGTTAGCTCCGTTCCAGGAACGACGAATGAGAACACCACGGTCCCTGGCACGTTAACTACCAAGACTACGGTAGTGGAGCGTGTGCCGAACACGCCGACCAACAAGGCGCAGTCCACTCCCACCAGCGAGGTGACCCCACCCCCCGTCGTCGAAAACCCGCAGTTCTCGGTTGAAAAGCTGAGCAACCAGTCGGCCATCAACCTGGAGCGCAACCAGGAGGGCAAGTACGCCTACACGGCGGAGTACACCATCATCGTCAGGAATGATGGCAAGGGCGACGGCGAGCACGCGGACATCTACGACGTGCCGCTGCGCGGTGTTGGTTTCGAGCTGAACTCCGTGCAGGTCGATGGCCAGGACGCGCAGCTGCAGAATGGTCGCTACAAGATTGCGGATGGTGCAGCTCTGGCAGCAGGCGAGTCCAAGACGTTCACCGTCACCGTCTCCGGCACTATCTCCGATGCTGCGGCAGGCAACCTGCCGGCTGCGTACGGCCAGTGCAAGGCTGACGGCACGGACCTGACCAAGGACTCCGGCCTGGTCAACGTAGTCAACATGGACGGCGACTCGGACGGTCCGGACAACAACATTGTCTGTACACCGGTTGAGCTGCGTCGTCTGAACATCGAGAAGCGCATCGATGGCCGTGAGGAGGCCGTCGTCAAGCCGGGCGAAATGATGGACATCTGGTACCGCGTCCGCAACACCGGCAACGTCACGCTCCACGACGTGAAGCTGTCGGACAACGTCCAGGAAAACAACGACGCGCTGCAGCAAGAGATCACCAAACAGCTCAACGGCCAGGACACCTTCGACCTTGAGCCGGGCGAGATCCGCGACGTGCACATCTCGGTTAAGGCTCCAAAGGGCGAGCACGTCAACGAGGCTCGCGCCGACGTCCCGCCGACCACGATCCCGCCGGTGACGCTCCCGCACACCACGGTCCCGGGCAAGCCGGTGCCCTCCACTGCCGTGTCCACTACGGCGAAGGCGAAGTCGCCGAAGATCACCATCAAGAAGTACGTCAACGGCCACGACGATGGCACCGCCGTCGCGCCGGGCGAGGACATGGAGATCCTCTACCGCGTGGTCAACGAGGGCAGCATGCCTGTCGACGGCATCCGCGTCGTCGACAAGGTCACCCAGGCCACCGATAAGCAGGGCCTGCAGGCAGCCATCAACGCCGAGCTGGCGAAGGAGCCGGCGTTCAAGCTGGAGCCGGGCGGCGTGAAGGAGATCCGTATTACGGTGCCGGCACCGGCTGGCGGCCACGTGAACGAGGCCGTTGCTACCGCGCCGGTGACCGTGCCAGGCACCACGGTGCCACCGGTGACAGTCCCGCCGATCACGAAGCCGAGCACCACCATCCCGGGCTCTACCGTGCCGGGCACCACCGTTCCGTCGACCGTGGTCACCGTGACCGCGCCGCCGGATGAGGGCCGCTCGGAGTCGCCGCAGCTGGAGATTAAGAAGTTCATCAACGGCCGCGACGAGGGCGACGTGCTCGCAGCGGACGCTGAGACCATGGAGATTACGTACCGCGTGACCAACACCGGTGCTTCCGTGGTCAAGGGCATCACCATCGCCGACGAGGTCACCGAGGGCGAGGACATCCCGAACCTCAAGGCTGGGCTTGACAAGGTCGAGCCGTTCGACCTCGCGCCGGGCGCGTTCAAGGACGTCACCATCAAGGTGACTGCACCGAAGGGTGGCCACGTCAACGTGGCTAAGCCGGTCGTGCCGCCGGTGACCGTTCCGGCCACCACCATCCCGGGTACGACGAACCCGAACACGACCATCCCGCCGACCACGGTTCCGGAGCGCACCGTAACTCCGACGACAACGCCGTCCGATGATGCGCGCTCGAACGTCGTGAAGCTGGAGCTGCTCAAGGACATCTGGAGCAACGACACCAACAACTGGAAGACCGCCGACAAGGTCGATGAGGCTGCAGACGCCGCAGTGGTGGACGCCAACGGCAAGATGCGCATCCGCTACACGGTGAAGAACACCGGTTCTCTGCCGGTGTCCGGCATCGGCATCGTCGATGAGGTCACCGAGCTGACCAAGGGCACCGACGAGGACAAGAAGGCGCTCACCGACGCAATCAACGCCGAGCTGAAGAAGTACGGCGAGGACATCACCCTGCAGCCGGGCAAGTCCCGTGCAGTTGAGATCACCGTGGACGCGCCGAAGCAGCGGCACATCAACGTGGCAAAGGTGACTGCACCGCCGGTGACCACGCTGCCGGGCTCCACCATCCCGGGTACCACCGTGATGACTACTACCAACGGCTCCACCGTCCCGGTGACCACCGTGACCCCGCGTGTGGTTGAGCCGTCCACCGTCACCCCGAACACCCCGTCCAACACCGCGCACGCGACGCCGACTACCTCCACCACGGTGCCGCCCGCCGTCGTTCCGGACCCGCAGTTCGCGGTGGAGAAGCTGGGCAACCAGTCCGGTATCTCGCTGGAGCGCAACAAGGACGGTAAGTACGGTTACTCTGCCGAGTACACGATCCGCGTGCGCAACACCGGCCAGGTTGCCGGTGAGCACGCGAAGGTGTGGGATGTGCCGGTGCGTGGCGTCGGCTTCGACATTGCCAACGTCACCGTCGACGGCGCTGAGGTCAAGCCGAATTCCGGCCGTTACCTCATCAGCGACAAGGCTGAGCTCGCAGTTGGCGAGTACAAGGACTACCAAGTGGTGGTCAACGGCACCCTCGCCGATAAGGCTGCAGACGCGCTGCCGGCTGCTGTGGGCCAGTGCGAGGCTGTGACCCCGGGTAACCCGGGTGCTGGCTCCGGTCTGGTCAACACGGTGCAGATGGCGGGCGATTCCGATGGCCCGGACAACAACATCGTTTGCGAGCCGGTTGAGCTGCGCCGTCTGAACATTGAGAAGCGCATCGACGGCCGTGAGAATGCCCCGGTTACCCCGGGCGAGAAGATGGAGATCTGGTACCGCATCCGCAACACCGGCAACGTCACGCTGTCCGGTATCACGTTGGCGGACCAGATCAAGGAGGACAACCCGGACCTCCAGAAGGAGATCGACGACGAGATCGCCAAGATCGAGGCCTTCGACCTCGAGCCGGGCGAAGTCAAGGACATCACGTTCCCGGTCACCGCGTACGCCGGCGAGCACGAGAACGAAGTGCGCGCTGAGGTTCCGGAGACCACCCGTCCGGGCACGACCCGTCCGGAGACCTCCATCCCGGAGACCACCGTCCCGCCGGTGACCGTCCCGGGCACCACCAACCCGGAGACCACGGTGCCGGGCACCACCATCCCGGGTTCGACCGTCCCGGCGACGACCATTCCGGGCACCACCGTGCCGGGCCGTTCGGTCCCGCCGACCACGGTCACCGCGACGGCGCACGCGAACTCGCCGAAGCTTGAGATCAAGAAGTACATCAACGGCTACGACGAGGGCACGCAGGTAGCACCGGGCGAGGACATGGAGATCCTCTACCGCGTGGCCAATACGGGCTCTGTGCGTATCGACGGCATCCGCCTCGACGACGAAGTCACCGAGGCTGCCGACGAGCAGGTGTCCAAGGCGCTGCAGCGCGACATCGATGCCGCGCTGAAGAACGAGGCGCCGTTCGCGCTGGAGCCGGGTGAGGTGCGTGAGGTGCGCATTACGGTGCCGGCGCCGGCTGGCGGCCACGTGAACGTCGCAAAGCCGATCGTTCCGCCGGTGACTGTGCCGGGCACCACGATCCCGGGCACGACGAACCCGAACACCACGGTGCCGGGTACGACGGTGCCGTCGACGGTGGTCACCGTGACCACCCCGTCGGATGATGCCCGCTCGGATTCGCCGGCGCTGGACATCAAGAAGTACATCAACAACATCGACGACGGCGACATTGTCACCCCGGGCGATGACATGGTGATCACCTACCGCGTGTTCAACAACGGCAACGTCGACGCCAAGGGTGTCACCATCGCCGACGAGGTCACCGAGGGCTCCGACGCAACCAAGGCGGACCTGACCAAGCAGATCGAGGCCGAGCTGGCCAAGATCGAGCCGTTCGACGTCCCGGCCGGCGAGTTCCGCGACGTGGAGATCACGGTCAAGGCGCCGGAGGGCGGCCACGTGAACGTCGCAAAGCCGAACGTTCCGCCTGTGACTGTGCCCGCCACCACGATCCCGGGCACGACGAACCCGAACACCACCATCCCGGAGACCACGGTGCCGGAGCGTGTGGTCACCCCGACCACCACGCCGTCCGACGACGCTCGTTCCGACTCCCTGAAGCTGGAGATCCTCAAGGACATCTTCAGCCTGGCGGACAACGAGTGGCACGCCGCCGACACCGAGGACGACGCGGCGGTTGTGGACGCCAACGGCAAGATGCGTGTGCGCTACACAGTGACCAACACTGGTTCTGTGGCGCTTTCCGGCGTCGACATTGTCGATAACGTCACCCGCCTGGATGAGGGCGACCAGCAGGCGCTCACCGACGCGCTGAACTCCGCGCTTGAGGCTGAGGGCCGCGGCTTCGACCTGAAGCCGGGTGAGAAGAAGGTCGTCGAGATTACTGTCGACGCACCGAAGGGCTACCACGTCAACGAGGCGATCGCGACGGCCCCGGCGGTGACGACTACGCAGACGCAGGTCACCTCGGTGCCGGGCACCACCAACGCCACGACGACGGTGCCGGGCTCGCTGACCACCACCGTGGTCACCACCGAGAAGACGCCGAACGTGCCGACGAACACCGCACAGGCCACGCCGACCACGCGCCAGACTCCGCCGCCGGTGCCGACACCTGAGCGGCCGCAGTTTGCCGTAGAGAAGCTTGGCGCTCGTGCAGGCAACGTCGCGCTGACCCGCAACGACGAGGGCAACTACGACTACTCCAACGAGTACGTCATCCGCGTGCGTAACTCCGGCCTGGTCGACGGCGAGCACGCCACCATCTGGGACGTGCCGCTGCGCGGCGCCGGCTTCACGGTCAACGAGGTCACCGTCGACGACAAGGCTGTGGAGGTCGCGAACGGCCGCTACAAGATCGCGGACGCGGCCAAGCTGGCACCGGGCGAGTACAAGGACTTCCACGTCACCGTCACCGGCACGCTGGCTGAGGCTGCGGCGGATAACCTGCCGGAGGCTGTGGGCCAGTGCGACGCCGAGGGTGCGAACCCGGGTGCGGATTCCGGTCTGGTCAACCAGGTCAACATGGACGGCGACTCCGACGGTGCTGGCAACAACGTTGTGTGCACCCCGGTGGAGCTGCGCCGTCTGAACATTGAAAAGCGCATCGACGGCCGTGAGGATGCCGTCGTCAAGCCGGGCGAGAAGATGGAGATCTGGTACCGGGTGCGCAACACCGGAAACGTTGAGCTCGCCAACATCGCCCTTGCGGACCAGATCCGCGAGGACAACCAGGCGCTGCAGGACGAGATCAACGCGGAGCTGGCGAAGAAGGCTGAGCCGTTCGACCTGGCTCCGGGTGCGTTCCACGACATCAAGATCGAGGTGACTGCGCCGGAGGGCGAGCACAACGACGAGGCGCGTGCGGAGGTGCCGCCGGTGACGGTGCCGCCGGTGACCCGTCCGGAGACCACGATTCCGGGCACGACTGGTCCGTCGACCACGGTGCCGCCGGTGACGGTGCCGGGCACGACGCTGCCGGGCACGACTGTGCCGGGCTCGACCGTGTCGACGACGGCGCGTGCGAACTCGCCGCAGTTGTCGGTGAAGAAGTTCATCAACGGCCGCGACGAGCACGCTCTGGTCAACGCTGGCGAGGACATGGAGATCACCTACCGTGTGACCAACAACGGCACTGTGCGTGTCGACGGGGTCCGCCTGACCGACCAGGTCAAGGAGGACAACGCCGAGCTGCAGCAGGCGATTGACGCTCAGCTGGGCAAGGTTGACCCGTTCGCGCTTGAGCCGGGCGAGTCGCGCGAGGTGACGGTGACGGTGAAGGCTCCGGCCGGCCGCCACGACGACACTGTCAATATGACGGTGCCGCCGGTGACTATTCCGGCGACCACGATTCCGGGGACGACGAACCCGAACACCACCATTCCGGGCACCACGGTGCCGTCGACGGTGGTGACGGTAACTGCGCCGCCGGATGATGCGTCGTCTGATTCGCCGCAGCTGGAGATCCTCAAGGAGATCAAGCGCGCCGACGACGGTGACGATGCGTGGCGCGACGCCGAGACCGAAGCGGATGCGCTGCCGGTGGCACCGGGCGAGGCGATGCAGCTGCGCTACACGGTACGCAACACCGGTTCGGTGGAGCTGTCCGGCATCGACGTCGTCGATGAGGTCACCCGCCTGGACGAGGGCGACGCGGACGAGTTCACCGCGGAGATCAACACCGCGCTCGAGGCTGAGGGCCGCAACTTCGCGCTGGCTCCGGGCGAGGAGAAGGTCATCGTGGTCACGGTGACTGCTCCGGCTGGCTACCACGTCAATGAGGCGATCGCGACGGCTCCGCCGGTCACGGCCACCGAAACTGTGGTGAGCTCTGTTCCGGGCACCACGAATGAGACGACGACGGTTCCGGGCACGGTCACCACTGAGACCACGGTGGTTGAGCGCACCCCGAACACGCCGACGAACAAGGCGCAGTCCACTCCGACGACGGGCGTGGCGCCGTGCGACTGCGAGATCAAGACCACCACGATCACCCCGGCGCCGGTGACCACCACCGAGGCTGGCAAGGTCACCACGGTCACGCCGGACCCGGTGACCTCCGAGGTCACCGTGACCACCACCAAGGCCGGCAAGGTCACCACGGTCACGCCGGATCCGGTGACCTCCGAGGTCACCGTGACCACCACCCCGGCGCCGGTGACCACCACCGAGGCCGGCAAGGTCACCACGGTCACGCCGGATCCGGTCACGTCCGAGGTCACCGTGACCACCACCCCGGCGCCGGTTGTCACCACCGTTGAGGGCCCGGCCGTCACGGAGACGCTGCCGCCGATCACGGTCACCGAGGTGCCGACGACGCTGACCACCTCCACGCTGCAGGTGGACGAGGGCAAGGACGTCCTCGGCCGCTGCATCGCTAACGCGGTGCGCTCGCCGATCCTGTACATGGTGCCGCTGCTGCTGGCGGGCCAGGTGCTCGGCGAGGTGGCTGCCCCGTACGTCAAGGCTGTCAACGACCAGTTCAACAAGATCTCCTCCGAGATCCAGGATGAGATCCGCCGCAAGACGCCGAACTTCGGTTACGGCCGCCGCGGTGAGGAAAACGAGCAGGTCGCCGAGCTGCGTGCGAAGGCTGAGGCCGCGAACCGCATGCTGCAGGAGCTGGCAATGCGTCCGGACGTGCAGCAGTACGGCCAGTGGGCGGCAATCGCCGCCGGCGTGGTCGTGGCAGGCTCCGTGCTCTACGACTGGTGCTCCAACGAGCCGGGTGAAGCCTTCACCGCGATCGGCTCGAACGGCTCCTCTTCGAAGGGTGATGTCGAGGTCGACGGCTCCTCGCTGCGCGGCCGCGACGACTCGGTGGAGACGATCGTTGCCCCGGTGACTGACACCGACGGCAGCGCGGAAGGTTCCTCTGAGTAA